Proteins from a genomic interval of Sporolactobacillus sp. Y61:
- a CDS encoding glycine betaine ABC transporter substrate-binding protein, with protein MKKFTIVLIGLLTSLGMVLAGCQGQSSGNKNESFADQVDHKITGIDPGAGEMKLTENKVMKDYGLDNWTLQSGSESTMTASLDKAIKKKEPIVVTGWTPHWKFQKYDLKYLKDPKGSYGGEEEIHTIIHKGFEKKDPNATRVLDQFNWKAEDMEKVMLDIQNGEDPEKAARKWVDENKDKVAEWTKGASKVNGKKIKLGYVAWSSEIASTNVVTTVLKDLGYKVTLEQLGAGQMWAGVAKGSDDAIVAAWLPTTHADYLKKFKDSLTDLGPNLKGTRLGLVVPSYVDIDSIEDLKD; from the coding sequence TTGAAAAAATTTACGATTGTGCTGATCGGATTACTGACAAGCCTGGGTATGGTTCTGGCCGGGTGTCAGGGACAGAGTTCAGGTAATAAAAATGAATCGTTTGCGGACCAGGTGGATCACAAAATTACAGGTATCGACCCGGGTGCCGGGGAAATGAAGTTAACGGAAAATAAAGTCATGAAAGACTATGGGCTGGATAACTGGACCCTGCAGTCCGGCTCTGAATCGACGATGACAGCCTCACTTGATAAAGCGATTAAAAAGAAGGAACCTATTGTCGTTACAGGCTGGACACCGCACTGGAAATTTCAGAAGTATGATCTCAAGTATTTAAAAGATCCGAAAGGCAGCTATGGTGGTGAAGAAGAGATTCATACGATCATTCATAAAGGGTTTGAAAAAAAGGACCCCAACGCGACCAGGGTTTTAGATCAATTTAACTGGAAAGCAGAGGATATGGAGAAGGTCATGCTCGATATTCAGAATGGGGAAGACCCGGAAAAAGCTGCAAGAAAATGGGTTGATGAGAATAAAGATAAAGTCGCTGAATGGACAAAAGGTGCAAGCAAGGTCAATGGTAAAAAAATCAAGCTTGGTTACGTGGCCTGGTCATCGGAAATTGCCAGTACAAATGTTGTCACTACTGTCCTGAAAGATCTGGGATACAAGGTCACCCTGGAGCAGCTGGGTGCCGGACAGATGTGGGCAGGTGTCGCCAAAGGCAGTGACGACGCGATTGTTGCGGCCTGGCTGCCGACGACTCATGCGGATTACCTGAAAAAATTTAAAGATTCACTGACAGATCTCGGACCGAATCTGAAAGGGACCCGCCTTGGCCTGGTTGTTCCTTCTTATGTTGATATTGATTCCATTGAGGATCTGAAAGATTAA
- a CDS encoding proline/glycine betaine ABC transporter permease, which produces MNDTFLPKIPIGHWADLFVQFFTDQFGSFFENVAGGIETFVSSLVSLFDLITPVAFILLFVILAFWRRGWGVALFTLIGLVLIYDLGYWEHTMQTFALVITSVALSIVIGLPLGIIAGINDVFKKIMTPILDFMQTMPSFVYLIPAIFLFGTGMPPGVVATIIFAMPPTIRMTSLGIRQVPADLIEASEAFGSTVWQKLMKVQIPLSMPTIMAGINQSIMLALSMVVVASLVGAPGLGADVYLAVTSLRTDIGFEAGIAIVIIAIMLDRISRKTNNNMNK; this is translated from the coding sequence GTGAACGACACCTTTTTACCTAAAATTCCAATTGGCCACTGGGCTGATCTGTTTGTCCAGTTCTTTACTGATCAATTTGGTTCATTTTTTGAAAATGTAGCCGGCGGTATTGAAACCTTTGTCAGCTCACTGGTCTCATTATTTGATTTGATTACTCCGGTTGCATTCATCCTGCTGTTCGTGATTCTCGCGTTCTGGCGAAGAGGATGGGGTGTTGCCCTGTTTACATTGATCGGCCTGGTTCTGATTTATGATCTGGGGTACTGGGAACATACCATGCAGACCTTTGCCCTTGTGATTACTTCCGTTGCTCTGTCAATTGTCATCGGGCTGCCACTCGGGATCATCGCCGGGATTAATGATGTCTTTAAAAAAATCATGACACCGATCCTGGACTTCATGCAGACGATGCCATCCTTTGTTTATCTGATCCCGGCTATATTCTTATTTGGAACAGGGATGCCTCCGGGTGTTGTCGCCACGATTATCTTTGCTATGCCGCCGACGATCCGGATGACGAGCCTCGGTATTCGTCAGGTTCCGGCGGATCTGATTGAAGCTTCTGAAGCGTTTGGATCAACGGTCTGGCAGAAGCTGATGAAAGTGCAGATCCCGCTTTCGATGCCAACGATCATGGCTGGTATTAATCAGAGTATCATGCTTGCCCTGTCCATGGTTGTCGTCGCATCACTCGTTGGCGCGCCGGGTCTGGGTGCAGACGTTTATCTGGCTGTGACTTCTCTTCGCACGGATATCGGTTTTGAAGCAGGTATCGCGATAGTCATTATTGCGATCATGCTGGACAGAATTTCACGTAAAACCAACAATAATATGAATAAATGA
- a CDS encoding PadR family transcriptional regulator gives MKGKDVILGLLLEMPRTGYEIHEMFQTVFSHFFSGGYGMIYPTLKKLESTGEVRKEVVIQEGKPNKNIYHITKKGRQAFKNYLQTEIGDDVFQSEFLVRLYFGSHVNDELLNIWLMEEKERIEEKIRKLKRVDRKWSCNMTQTQKISFDFGMSMYQAQLEVVKKYSVGNVSDE, from the coding sequence ATGAAGGGAAAGGATGTCATTCTTGGTTTGCTGCTGGAAATGCCAAGAACCGGCTACGAGATCCACGAAATGTTTCAGACGGTTTTTTCTCACTTTTTCTCCGGAGGCTATGGAATGATTTATCCGACATTAAAGAAGCTGGAGTCCACCGGTGAAGTGCGAAAAGAGGTAGTTATTCAAGAGGGAAAACCAAATAAAAATATCTATCATATCACTAAAAAAGGAAGACAGGCCTTCAAAAATTATCTTCAGACGGAGATTGGTGATGATGTTTTTCAGTCGGAATTTCTGGTGCGTCTGTATTTTGGAAGTCATGTGAACGATGAGCTCTTAAATATTTGGTTGATGGAAGAAAAAGAGCGGATCGAGGAAAAAATTCGAAAACTAAAGCGGGTTGATCGAAAATGGAGCTGTAATATGACACAAACGCAAAAAATAAGCTTTGACTTTGGCATGTCCATGTATCAGGCGCAACTCGAAGTTGTGAAAAAATACTCAGTTGGGAATGTTTCAGATGAATAA
- a CDS encoding glycine betaine/L-proline ABC transporter ATP-binding protein — MNRIEVRHVSKIFGKNSKAGLELLKQGLTKNQIKKKTGMNLGVSDASFEVHEGEIFVIMGLSGSGKSTLVRMLNRLIEPTSGTVRIDDQELTAMNKNELRQVRRKNISMVFQGFALFPHRNLLDNVAYGLEIRKIDKEERQEKAKQALRLVGLEGYENSSPAQLSGGMQQRVGLARALASDTDILLMDEAFSALDPLIRKDMQDQLLELQSEMHKTIVFITHDLDEALRIGDRIALMKDGRIVQIGSPEDILMNPANEYVEHFVEDVDISKVITAGRIMSRADAIQIDRGPRVALQIMSDAGISSIFAVDRMKKFKGVIYAEDAADAAKEKQSSDDIVKQVEPVTMDAKLSDLFERISKSALPLPVIDEKGRLRGIVRRPAVIQALAGNLPAPSERIEVKTS, encoded by the coding sequence ATGAACAGAATCGAAGTCAGGCACGTTTCAAAAATCTTCGGGAAGAACAGTAAAGCGGGTCTGGAATTACTGAAACAGGGATTAACCAAAAATCAGATAAAAAAGAAGACAGGAATGAACCTGGGTGTCAGTGATGCCAGCTTCGAGGTCCATGAAGGTGAAATATTTGTCATTATGGGGTTATCGGGCAGTGGAAAATCAACGCTGGTCCGGATGCTGAATCGACTGATTGAACCAACCTCCGGAACTGTACGGATTGACGATCAGGAGCTCACAGCAATGAACAAGAATGAACTTCGCCAGGTCCGCAGAAAAAATATCAGCATGGTTTTTCAGGGCTTTGCACTGTTTCCTCATCGCAATCTTCTGGATAATGTAGCCTATGGGCTTGAAATCCGGAAAATCGATAAAGAAGAGCGTCAGGAGAAGGCAAAACAGGCGCTCCGACTGGTCGGACTTGAGGGTTATGAGAATAGTTCACCAGCCCAGCTTTCAGGAGGCATGCAGCAGCGCGTTGGTCTGGCACGGGCACTGGCCAGCGACACAGATATTCTGCTTATGGATGAAGCATTCAGTGCACTTGACCCGCTGATCCGTAAAGATATGCAGGATCAGTTGCTCGAGTTACAAAGTGAGATGCATAAAACCATCGTGTTTATCACACATGATCTGGATGAAGCACTGCGGATTGGTGATCGGATTGCTTTGATGAAAGATGGTCGGATTGTTCAGATCGGGTCTCCGGAAGATATCCTTATGAATCCTGCAAATGAATATGTCGAACACTTTGTCGAGGACGTGGATATCAGTAAAGTCATTACAGCAGGCCGCATCATGAGCCGGGCTGATGCCATACAGATTGACCGTGGACCACGGGTTGCCCTGCAAATTATGAGTGATGCCGGGATTTCCAGTATATTCGCCGTGGATCGAATGAAAAAATTCAAAGGGGTCATTTATGCCGAAGATGCCGCGGATGCTGCTAAAGAAAAACAGTCATCAGACGATATCGTTAAACAGGTCGAACCGGTAACGATGGACGCGAAACTGAGTGATTTATTTGAACGAATTTCCAAATCAGCATTACCGCTCCCTGTCATTGATGAAAAGGGGCGGCTGCGGGGGATTGTCCGCCGCCCGGCCGTTATCCAGGCACTTGCTGGAAACCTTCCCGCTCCATCTGAAAGAATCGAGGTTAAGACATCGTGA
- the queG gene encoding tRNA epoxyqueuosine(34) reductase QueG: protein MTDFHRLKKELITYSKKAGIDKIGFTTADPFTELKARLYKQQALGYQSGFEEKDIEKRTEPSLLMDGVKSIISIAMAYPKKMARRPANTRGNRRGAFARVSWGKDYHVILRDRLQKLGDFLVDQVPGARYKSMVDTGELSDRAVAERAGIGWSGKNTNLITQEFGSYVYLGEMLTNIPFPPNRPATDLCGDCTICLDHCPTGALIQGGQLNSRKCIAYLTQTRQELPDAYKKAVGNRLYGCDTCQQVCPYNRDVDSHFHEEMEPDPELARPLLKPLLSLSNREFRETFGALSGSWRGKKPIQRNAIVALGNYKETDAAPELLRLLREDPRPVIRRTATWALQKMWDRLEHDMRTHIIQSLEDLYGKETDEKVRSWIEGRLDSGADSSS, encoded by the coding sequence ATGACAGATTTTCACAGATTGAAGAAAGAACTGATCACATACAGTAAAAAAGCAGGTATAGACAAGATTGGCTTCACGACAGCTGATCCCTTCACTGAATTAAAGGCAAGACTATACAAGCAGCAGGCGCTCGGCTATCAGTCTGGGTTCGAAGAAAAAGACATTGAAAAAAGAACCGAGCCGTCTCTTTTGATGGATGGTGTAAAATCAATCATCTCAATCGCCATGGCGTACCCGAAGAAAATGGCCAGGCGTCCCGCCAACACGAGAGGAAATCGTCGCGGTGCATTTGCCCGGGTATCCTGGGGGAAGGACTATCATGTCATCCTTCGTGATCGCCTGCAAAAGCTGGGTGATTTTCTGGTTGACCAGGTTCCTGGAGCGCGATACAAAAGCATGGTTGACACCGGTGAATTGTCTGATCGGGCGGTAGCCGAACGTGCGGGTATCGGCTGGTCCGGAAAAAATACGAACCTCATTACTCAGGAATTCGGTTCCTATGTTTATCTGGGCGAGATGCTGACAAACATTCCCTTCCCGCCGAACAGACCGGCAACTGATCTGTGCGGGGACTGCACGATCTGTCTTGACCACTGTCCGACCGGAGCACTCATTCAGGGTGGGCAGCTTAACAGCCGGAAATGTATCGCCTATCTTACTCAGACCAGGCAGGAACTGCCGGATGCATACAAAAAAGCAGTCGGCAACAGACTCTATGGCTGCGATACCTGTCAGCAGGTCTGTCCGTATAATCGCGATGTGGACAGCCACTTCCATGAGGAAATGGAGCCTGATCCAGAACTTGCCCGTCCGCTGCTCAAACCACTGCTGTCCTTGTCCAATCGTGAGTTCAGAGAAACATTCGGTGCACTTTCCGGTTCGTGGAGGGGAAAGAAGCCCATTCAGCGTAATGCAATTGTGGCACTCGGCAATTATAAAGAAACTGATGCCGCACCGGAACTCCTCCGATTGCTGAGAGAGGACCCGCGCCCGGTCATTCGCCGCACCGCCACCTGGGCACTTCAGAAGATGTGGGATCGTCTTGAGCACGACATGCGCACACATATCATTCAATCATTAGAAGATCTGTATGGCAAAGAAACAGACGAAAAGGTTCGCTCCTGGATTGAAGGCCGGCTCGACTCCGGTGCAGACTCTTCCTCTTAA
- a CDS encoding MFS transporter — translation MPKEGALRTSFSIYSGLPREIYIIFFARIINNIGSFVQPILVLILTQKTGMGSDEAGLFVTIQALLCAPGIIIAGKLADTIGRKRIILISQGAGAIALIICGLMKPTLEMTYLLIASSVFYSMSQPAYDALVADITTPENRKASYSLTYMGMNLGFAIGPILGGLLFENALPLVFIGDGLTTIMALLLVMVFIPETMGKDPVREIDEDRVLEQKVEGSVFHLLFRRRILLSFALISFFYFFIFSQWNFTLPMQMADIFDGKGAALYGTLASFNGLVVLVVTPALTKMTRNFHPISLISSGGLCYGLSFVIFGFIHVLPAFYIGVFIMTLGEILVSVNSRSFIADYTPASHRGRVSSILPIITGAGYTLGPVITGKVISTLSFTAAWIITACIGFVSAAMMQLLKRKTRLKA, via the coding sequence ATGCCAAAGGAAGGGGCTTTACGGACTTCATTCAGTATATACAGCGGGTTACCCCGAGAGATTTATATCATTTTTTTTGCTCGAATCATCAATAATATTGGGAGCTTTGTTCAGCCCATACTTGTTCTGATTTTGACACAAAAAACAGGTATGGGAAGCGATGAGGCCGGATTATTCGTGACCATCCAGGCGTTACTCTGTGCTCCCGGCATAATTATTGCAGGTAAACTGGCAGATACCATCGGGAGAAAACGGATTATCCTGATCTCCCAAGGGGCGGGAGCGATAGCGTTAATCATTTGCGGATTGATGAAACCGACCCTTGAGATGACTTACTTGTTAATCGCTTCTTCTGTTTTCTATTCAATGAGTCAGCCCGCCTATGATGCACTCGTTGCAGATATAACAACGCCGGAAAATCGTAAGGCCTCTTATTCTTTAACTTATATGGGGATGAACTTAGGGTTCGCCATAGGCCCAATTTTGGGCGGCTTATTATTTGAGAACGCACTTCCTCTTGTTTTTATCGGCGATGGGCTGACAACCATCATGGCTCTGCTTTTAGTCATGGTATTTATTCCGGAGACAATGGGGAAGGATCCAGTCCGGGAAATAGATGAAGATCGTGTGTTGGAGCAAAAGGTTGAAGGTTCGGTGTTTCATCTTTTATTCAGACGGCGAATTCTGCTGTCCTTTGCACTGATTTCGTTCTTCTACTTCTTTATATTCAGTCAGTGGAATTTCACTTTACCCATGCAAATGGCCGATATTTTTGATGGAAAAGGTGCAGCACTGTATGGAACCCTGGCCAGTTTCAATGGCCTGGTTGTGCTTGTTGTGACACCGGCTCTTACCAAAATGACACGGAATTTTCACCCTATCAGCCTGATATCGTCAGGGGGATTGTGCTATGGCCTTTCGTTCGTCATTTTCGGCTTTATTCACGTGCTGCCTGCTTTTTATATTGGCGTATTCATCATGACCCTTGGAGAGATTCTGGTTTCGGTTAACTCACGTTCGTTTATTGCAGATTATACGCCGGCTTCACACCGCGGCCGGGTCAGTTCGATTCTGCCCATCATTACCGGAGCAGGTTACACGCTCGGACCAGTAATCACAGGAAAAGTGATTTCGACGCTTTCATTTACTGCTGCCTGGATCATTACCGCCTGTATCGGATTTGTATCTGCAGCCATGATGCAATTACTAAAAAGAAAGACACGATTAAAGGCATAA
- a CDS encoding GNAT family N-acetyltransferase — MEFVPINLSKDRDVIIAFRRDSFVVSFGTAEDFHEDQYLDWLRTQIKKYPDGFVLALEDNRPVGQVELTIRECEGRTIGYVNLFYLIADKRGMGSGRLLQRYAMDFFRKHGVQEYHLRVSPTNKRAISFYYKNGMRKLKSEFDDQVIRMVGEV; from the coding sequence ATGGAGTTTGTTCCCATTAATCTAAGTAAAGACAGAGATGTCATTATTGCCTTTCGGCGGGATTCGTTTGTCGTCAGTTTTGGGACGGCAGAAGATTTCCATGAAGATCAATATCTTGACTGGCTTCGTACCCAGATCAAAAAATATCCTGACGGTTTTGTACTCGCTCTGGAAGATAATCGTCCGGTGGGTCAGGTTGAACTGACAATCCGTGAATGTGAAGGGCGTACAATCGGCTATGTCAATCTTTTCTATCTGATTGCTGATAAAAGAGGGATGGGATCAGGCCGTCTCCTCCAGCGTTATGCGATGGACTTTTTCAGAAAGCATGGGGTGCAGGAGTACCATCTCCGGGTTTCGCCAACCAATAAACGCGCTATTTCCTTCTATTATAAAAATGGAATGAGGAAACTGAAAAGCGAATTTGACGATCAGGTGATCAGAATGGTGGGTGAGGTCTGA
- a CDS encoding MFS transporter — protein MNVAIHTLGTKRRLGAKRQLFSLSLIHFLNDVMTTGLVPALLPLYKEAFNLNYFQAGLILFVSMITSSVSQPIFGVMTDKRPQAWFLPAGICLTGFGLTASGFAAEYWILLILVGLSGIGSGIFHPEAMRGAYMAAGTARGTAQAIFQVGGNFGQACGPLLLPLFLIATGLHGLGWFALATVGGFVLVWSVMPWYKKSLIRNKARQSAIRGRNRPWGLFLLTLVVILRSWTQIGVAGFLPFFYLHQGISLHYGDLMTFLFLAAGALGTFLGGRFSDRISHKWLLFVSMVATIPFAWLLPHVQGVLAVLVLFLFGLFILSTFAVTVVYGQLMFPKNIGLVSGLMVGFGIGAGGIGATLIGWLSDLYGVYTVFNLFVFLPLLAAVITLFLPGEKSLQQSE, from the coding sequence ATGAACGTTGCGATACATACACTGGGTACCAAACGCCGGCTCGGGGCGAAACGGCAGTTGTTCAGCCTGAGCCTGATTCATTTTCTGAATGATGTCATGACGACCGGACTGGTTCCAGCCCTGCTGCCACTTTATAAAGAAGCTTTTAACCTGAATTATTTTCAGGCCGGACTGATTCTGTTTGTTTCGATGATCACTTCTTCTGTGTCGCAGCCGATATTCGGCGTGATGACGGATAAAAGACCTCAGGCATGGTTTTTACCGGCCGGTATTTGCCTGACGGGATTCGGACTGACAGCTTCCGGATTTGCTGCCGAATACTGGATTCTCCTGATTCTTGTTGGTCTGTCTGGTATCGGCTCCGGGATTTTTCATCCGGAAGCGATGCGGGGCGCTTATATGGCTGCAGGTACCGCCCGGGGGACGGCTCAGGCTATTTTTCAGGTTGGAGGTAATTTCGGTCAGGCCTGCGGGCCACTGCTTCTGCCGCTTTTCCTGATCGCCACCGGGCTGCACGGTCTGGGCTGGTTCGCCCTTGCGACAGTTGGTGGTTTTGTCCTTGTCTGGTCGGTGATGCCCTGGTACAAAAAGAGTTTGATCAGAAATAAGGCACGGCAGTCTGCTATTCGGGGACGGAACCGGCCCTGGGGCCTGTTTCTGCTCACACTGGTCGTCATTCTTCGTTCCTGGACGCAGATTGGCGTGGCCGGCTTTCTGCCCTTCTTTTATCTGCATCAGGGCATTTCGCTTCATTACGGCGACCTGATGACGTTCCTTTTTTTGGCGGCCGGTGCATTGGGTACGTTTCTGGGCGGCCGCTTCTCCGATCGAATCAGTCACAAATGGCTGCTTTTTGTCTCAATGGTAGCGACGATTCCATTTGCCTGGCTGCTGCCGCATGTACAGGGTGTTCTGGCAGTCCTTGTTTTGTTCCTCTTTGGCCTGTTTATCCTTTCAACCTTTGCGGTTACAGTCGTTTATGGGCAACTCATGTTCCCGAAGAATATCGGCCTTGTCTCCGGGCTCATGGTTGGTTTCGGAATTGGTGCCGGTGGCATCGGCGCCACCCTGATTGGCTGGCTGTCGGATCTTTATGGGGTCTATACCGTATTTAATCTGTTCGTCTTTCTTCCACTTCTTGCTGCGGTGATTACCTTGTTTCTGCCAGGTGAAAAAAGCCTCCAGCAGTCGGAATAG